Below is a genomic region from Mucilaginibacter auburnensis.
TCTCTAATTGGGAATGGAGTAAGGGACCTAAGCGGGAACGACAATCACGCTAGGTTGTTTAATATGGATGTTACTCCGACTTCATCGTCCTTTGTTTTGAAGCCGTTTTAATTTTGTCTAACAAAGTCAATTTGTCTTGCTTTTTAATGCTGATATATTTTAATATGTTCGCACAATGGCTCAACATCAAACAATCATAAAACCTAGAGGTAAAGACTGGCAGCATAAAGTATTAATGTCGCTTTCGAAATCTAAAGACTTTCCAACTAGATTAAGAATTTTAGGCTTATTAAAACGTGTATTCAACTTAGACTTGCTTAAATATGAGACTCCATCTGGCTTAAAACTTTTAATAGATTTTGATGATTGGGTTCAAACTCAAATATATTATCACGGGAATTATGAGCCTGTGAGTTTAGCACTATTTAAACGAATAGCAAGAAACTCTAGAGTAATACTTGATTTAGGAGCGCATATTGGTCAATATGCATTAGAATGTGCACAAGACGATAAAGACCAATCAAAAGAGATATTTGCGATAGAAGTTAATCCGAAAACATTTACCTATTTATTGAACAACATTCAAATAAATAAATTTCGACAAGTAAAACCTATTTTAGGTGCATTGAGCGAAAGTAATGAAATTTTGAATATATCAATTCCCGCGTATTGGAATATGGGAAATACCCAAATTTCAAAAACAGATGAGGGTTTAGATAGCTTTAGTTCGGCATCGTTTAATATTTACGATTTGACTAAAAAATATAACTTAAAAACTATAGACCTCGTAAAGTTAGATGTAGAGGGTCAGGAGTTTAATATTTTAGTTAGCTTTTTTAAGATTGGGATATATCCGCGTTATGTGATGTTTGAATTCATTCCTGACGCCTTTTCTGATGCAAATAAAGTTATTGCACTTCTAAAAGAGAATGGATATGAAATACGTGACGTTGAAGGATCTATGTATTTTGATGGACATTCCGTTTTAGAGCAAAATCTAATTGGTGAGAAAATTTAAGTTTGTAATAAGCATCTAAATCGACCTCTTATCAACAAGAAATTATTTTTAATAAACAGCAACCTCAATTCCCCCTGTCTTAACAAACAACACTTAAAACCCTTAAGCCTCCCTACTTCAATCCGCTTAACCACCATCAGCAAAACGGCGCCTCAATTTCAACATTGGCTTTTCAAAAAAATAATAGGATATTGAAGCAACGCCAAGCGCGCCAGCAATGTTGATTAGCTTTGAAGACGTTAAAACACTGTCGGTTGATAGTAAAAATAATTGCTGCCAGATATAAATGCTGTAAGATATTAAACCGATAAAACGGATGATTGGATTGCTTAACAGTTGGGTGAAAAAGCTAAACGGGTTAAGGTTAAGAACAATTACCGTTGCAATAAGGGATGGGAACACAAACAAGCCGCAGTATGGTATTGGCAATATAAATTTCTCGGTATGAATTAATACTGCGATTATAAAAAGCACAAAACTTAAATATCTATTCGAACTTGTGCTTTTAATCACCACTACACCTTTGAATAACAATATGGCGGCAAATGACCCTATTAATATACACACGGTTTTTCCAAAAAGATTGATGATCACGAATGCAGCTGCGTGAAGTAAGTGATTGGTGTAAAATGCCCCCGTATTTGTGTAGCCTAAAAACGCTATTATGGGAATAAATACAATAAGACACATAACCACTTTAATGTATTTGTTTATGCTGGTGACTAACAGAAAAGGAAACAAAATGTAAAACTGCTCCTCAACAGACAAGCTCCAAAAATGACCAACATACCAACTGTCGCCTTTTATGAAAGGTATATTCTGATAAAAAAACGCGGCAGACAAAAATGATTTTAAGTCAACTTTAAGTACCGAGAAGTAACTAAGGAGTAAAAGCGTTAGTAAATACAGATAGGCTACCGGTAATATCCTGAATAGCCTCCTGATGTAAAATCTTTTAAGAGAA
It encodes:
- a CDS encoding FkbM family methyltransferase, which produces MAQHQTIIKPRGKDWQHKVLMSLSKSKDFPTRLRILGLLKRVFNLDLLKYETPSGLKLLIDFDDWVQTQIYYHGNYEPVSLALFKRIARNSRVILDLGAHIGQYALECAQDDKDQSKEIFAIEVNPKTFTYLLNNIQINKFRQVKPILGALSESNEILNISIPAYWNMGNTQISKTDEGLDSFSSASFNIYDLTKKYNLKTIDLVKLDVEGQEFNILVSFFKIGIYPRYVMFEFIPDAFSDANKVIALLKENGYEIRDVEGSMYFDGHSVLEQNLIGEKI
- a CDS encoding acyltransferase family protein; amino-acid sequence: MVTIFFSTLIKNEVSVPARLSSKHFIGLDGLRGVAIIIVMLSHVFMDTRFSKYFAGDIGVEIFFVISGFLITSLLIKEKIVFNKISLKRFYIRRLFRILPVAYLYLLTLLLLSYFSVLKVDLKSFLSAAFFYQNIPFIKGDSWYVGHFWSLSVEEQFYILFPFLLVTSINKYIKVVMCLIVFIPIIAFLGYTNTGAFYTNHLLHAAAFVIINLFGKTVCILIGSFAAILLFKGVVVIKSTSSNRYLSFVLFIIAVLIHTEKFILPIPYCGLFVFPSLIATVIVLNLNPFSFFTQLLSNPIIRFIGLISYSIYIWQQLFLLSTDSVLTSSKLINIAGALGVASISYYFFEKPMLKLRRRFADGG